The following DNA comes from Triticum aestivum cultivar Chinese Spring chromosome 3D, IWGSC CS RefSeq v2.1, whole genome shotgun sequence.
AGCCAATAGTATTCCCCCTttaaactaatataagaacgttttgatcattaaagtagtgatctaaacgctcttatgcTACCTTGTTTgtaaataagtgtctcaactttagtacaatGTCAAactaaagttaagacacttattttgagacggagtgAGTATTACATTACctaaatgataagtgccacacatGTGACACGAAGCAATTCAGCCCTGACttttttacaactaaagttgccGTCCAAAAAAACTACAAAAATAAACTGAAACTTGCCATCCCAAAAGAAATTTGTCATGCttgacaactaaagttgccatcctggCGTTACTaaacttttcaataaaaacatTCGAAGTTGCCATGTGTTTGTGCCACCCGTGTGACACTTATAAGGGTCCTTATACTTTAACAGAGGAGTTGTTCATTACTTTAACAAAGGGATtttaaaatgaaaaaggaaacgGCTAGCTAACTAGTATAGCCTAGGCCTAGTCCTTCTGTCTCCTGAACTGTTCCAGCAACACGTCCATGGTGGACCTCAGGAAGAGCTGTATTGGCGAGGACGGGCGCTCGAAACAGAGGTCATCAAGCATATCCAGTTCCACGACAATCTCGGTTACAGTAGGCCTCCTCGCTCGTTCGGCTTGGATACATCTTAACGCTATTCTGATGCATGTCTGAACTGCCAGCAATGCCTCCAACGACATATCTTCTGCGTACAACCTCTTGCACCAGTTTCCAGTAACCTGCGAAAGTGGAAATAACATGAGAAAAAGTGCCATGCGAGGTGGTAAGACACAACataatcatactccctccgtccggaaaaaccTGTCCCAAGTTTGGAAAAACCTGAACCATAATCAGAGGTCATCAAGCATAATCAAGCATAATCATACTccctccctccgtccggaaaaaccTGAACCAAATAGTCTTGACATCCCGAAGTCTCCAATTTTGGGTGTCATGTCCTTATCCAGTAATATGTTGGCAGGTTTTAAGTCCAGATGGTAGATAGGATCTTTGGATCCTGTGTGCAGGTGCTTTAAACCCTTACATATCCCTTTAATTACTTTGTAACGTGCACCCCAATCAAGTCCGCTTGATTCATCTGTAGAAGTGGGCAGACACTTTAAGCATGCAAAATAATATCGTCTAATTAGTAGAGGGCTGTCATATGTATAATTACCAGAAATAAGCTTGTCAAGGGTTCCACCATGCATGTATTCCAAACAGAGAGCTCTTTCTTCCATGCTAGCAAGAATGAGTTTTCCATTGTGCTCAACAACTACATCTCGTGTTTCAGAGCAGTAGCCAACCAACCGTATGATATTTGGATGTTGGACCCTCATGAGATTCAGAAGCTCGTTCTTAAATTGTCCGTCGTCTAGTCCAAGCAGGTTGTAAAGTTTCTTCACAGCAACCACTTCCCCATTATCATGTACATCCTGTTCCAAATCACATGTTACTATGAAACTAAAATACGCTTAGATTCTACCCGCCTTCTCTGTTAATTGAGGCAAAAACTACACAATCAAAAAAAAACAAGAGATGCAAGCTAGTAAATAAGCATACCTTATAAACTACTCCGAACCCACCACGACCAATTATGCGCTCCTTACAAAAATCATTTGTGATACGTTGTAAAAACGTGAACGGAAAGTCCCTTGGAGTTGAACTTGTATACTGTAGCATCTCCTCCGTGCTATTTTACAGCTTCTGCTTTGAGGGAGTAGCTTGGAGGTCCCGTATATATCTGATGACACACACAGATATTTTACTTGCATAGGCTTCAGGATTTACTTGCGTCTATCCTAAGTTCCTAACTAAACTTTGATTTCAGACCAGGGCAATACAGGATTCTATTTGTCAGTTGTCACCCCTACTTAACAGACATACTAGCAAAACAAAACCATAGCCCGTATGATCATCCACTGTAAACAAGATAAAGGCGTGTGTGGACTGTGGACTTCGTTACAACAGCGTTGCTGCCCGGCCATGCACCGCCGCCTGCAGGCGAGCTCACCGGGATGTGTAGAGGAGCGCTGGATCTGAAATTCTGAATAGAGGGTGCAAACTTGGAAAGCGGGTGGATGGAGAAAGAGAATTAATAACATGCAGAAGGCCATGCCGATCGACATTACAGTGGCTGTGGTATCCAATTGACAACATGTTGAAACTATATAGGAGTACTTATTATGCAATTACTGAACTACAGAGAACAAGCACAAGGTAAAAGTGACTGAAACAAGAACAAATTAATGACGAAAAGCAATCGGTATGAAGCAGCAGTTTCTCATGGAACGGATCAAAGCGAAAGGACAACACTTGGGCTAACCTGGAGAAGGTCAACGGGTGGAAGAAgaggactgggggggggggggggggggggggggggggggggcttgacgCGGCTTGCTCCTTGACGGGAAGGATATATGATGTTCAGGAACTCGTCCAACGCATAGCTTTGCACGGCTTAAACAAAGCATATGATTGAATGTGATGCCAATTTTATGTTGAATCTCGTGGTTAATCAAGCAACTGGCACGCACAAGCTGTCGATGCTAGTTGCATCATCGATAGATATATAGGAAAACACTATGTTTCCACCCCGGCTGATAATAACAAATGTAAACCTCGCGCGCTGCTTGCCACGTGCCCTCTGGGACCATCCACCGCTTTGCTCCAGCCAGCCGTCCCTTGTCCTCCGCACGTCTTTGCTGCTTGTCTTTTTCCCCTCACCATCTCTACTCATCCCGCTCGAAGGAGAGAAGCTCCCATGGCAACGCCAGCCACCCCGCCCCGCTGCAGCGAACCAGGGAGGAGCGACGGCGCCCACCACCTGTTACATCCCCGCTGCAAACGGTGGGTGCTGAAGCCCCGAGCGGCACCACCGTGGTGCTGCAACGCAGCGGGGGCGACGCAGCCAGGACTTATTTTCTCGGCCAATATTTTCGAAAACCTGTCGGTTACATGATAGTTCGGTGGACCACGAAAAAATTCAATACGGTCcgaaaaattcaaatttaaacgcCTAACTAGTCTTCAAATAAACCTCATATGAATGTACTACCAAGAAATAGAACGTAGCCTGTTGGCAATGAACGTAACCCACTACCCCGCAGGTCGTGTGATAGAGTTTCAGCCAGGCATAGCCCTATTTTTTTCGTGATTTTCCGGAAACCGGGTTTCCCGGCCCCATCCGGAAAAAACGGAAACGAGAAAAAGAAAATGGACACAACACGCGGGAGGAGCGGCTGCTCGTTGTTGCTGCCGGCAACGATGTGGCGCTTGCCCACGACAGCCAATACTGCAACGCCGCAACTCGCCCACAGCCACCATGTTGCGACGCAGCAACTCGTCCACTGCCGCCATGCTGCGATGCACTTCATCAGCGCTGCTCTTGCTGTGATGCAACCTCATCATGGCTACTCTTGCTGCAATGCAACTCGTCCACGGCAGCCGGCATCGACGCCCGCTGCATCGTAGCTCCGGTGGCATCGCGGCCGCTACATCCAAGGTTTTAAATAGCGAATAGCGGGCTAGTAGTGAATTGGGTTTTTCGTGCCGGATTGTGGACAGCGGGCGATATTGCGGGCGGTATGTCCGTGTAGCGGACTTGAAAAATCACTAGATTGCTATGTATATTTCTAGACCATTAACAAAAAGTAATGGCATTTAATTTGAGCAATGGCGACCACCATTGCGGTAGCGCTATTACGGACGCAATGGCCACCGCTATCTATGCTATTTAAAACTATGGCAGCATCACACCTCCGATGGCGTAGACGACCGCTACATCACAACTCCGGCGGCGTCTATGAGCGTTGCCTTGCAGTTCCGACGGCCGCTGCATAGCAGCTCAGGCAGCATCGACGATTGCTACATAGCAGCTCTGGCGGCATTGACATTCGGCGCCGTTGCGGCCGCCACATAGCAGATCTGGCAGCATCGATGACCGCTGGATAACAGCTCTGGCGTCTGCTGCATCGTAGCTCCGTGACTTCCACTGCATCGCAGCTCCGA
Coding sequences within:
- the LOC123073736 gene encoding cysteine-rich receptor-like protein kinase 29, giving the protein MLQYTSSTPRDFPFTFLQRITNDFCKERIIGRGGFGVVYKDVHDNGEVVAVKKLYNLLGLDDGQFKNELLNLMRVQHPNIIRLVGYCSETRDVVVEHNGKLILASMEERALCLEYMHGGTLDKLISDESSGLDWGARYKVIKGICKGLKHLHTGSKDPIYHLDLKPANILLDKDMTPKIGDFGMSRLFGSGFSGRREGV